In Stigmatella aurantiaca, one DNA window encodes the following:
- a CDS encoding metallophosphoesterase produces the protein MTSRLLRLPDSGRLLVATDIQGNLRDFQRMVTLLERSPEDSILVFTGDMVHGPDPVTEAQWPDYLGTPYKDESPQVIQAFLQAQARFPGRVHCLMGNHEHAHVGGPRTAKFHADEAQVLEERMSPEEVKALRRLIQELPLVAAAPNGVVLLHAAPSAPLKNLAQLENVKLDGYFGWGIEEFFRETVLGPMLWSRMATAEQARAFLATLGGRIAIYGHDVVREGYERMGLEQLCVSTSFALLDEHKTYVQLDLGTVYPDVQMLREGIELRRLYG, from the coding sequence GTGACTTCCCGCCTCCTCAGGCTTCCGGATTCCGGCCGGCTCCTGGTCGCCACCGACATCCAGGGAAACCTGCGGGATTTTCAGCGCATGGTCACGCTGCTGGAGCGCTCGCCCGAGGACAGCATCCTCGTGTTCACCGGAGACATGGTGCACGGGCCGGACCCGGTCACGGAAGCGCAATGGCCGGACTACCTGGGCACCCCCTACAAGGACGAGTCCCCCCAGGTCATCCAGGCCTTCCTCCAGGCCCAGGCCCGCTTCCCGGGGCGCGTCCACTGCCTCATGGGCAACCACGAGCACGCCCACGTGGGGGGCCCGCGCACCGCGAAGTTCCACGCGGACGAGGCCCAGGTGCTGGAGGAGCGCATGAGCCCGGAGGAGGTGAAGGCGCTTCGCCGCCTCATCCAGGAGCTGCCCCTGGTGGCCGCGGCCCCCAACGGCGTCGTCCTCTTGCACGCGGCGCCCTCGGCGCCCCTGAAGAACCTGGCCCAGCTCGAGAACGTGAAGCTGGATGGCTACTTCGGCTGGGGCATCGAGGAGTTCTTCCGCGAGACGGTGCTGGGCCCCATGCTCTGGAGCCGCATGGCCACCGCGGAGCAGGCCCGCGCGTTCCTGGCCACGCTGGGCGGGCGCATCGCCATCTACGGCCACGACGTGGTGCGCGAGGGCTACGAGCGCATGGGCCTGGAGCAGCTGTGCGTCTCCACCAGCTTCGCGCTCCTGGACGAGCACAAGACGTACGTGCAGCTGGACCTGGGCACGGTCTACCCGGACGTCCAGATGCTGCGCGAGGGCATCGAGCTGCGGCGGCTGTACGGCTGA
- a CDS encoding DUF4388 domain-containing protein, translating into MEHFKGSLSHYPMDVTVPALLARKVEGTLRVERGAVARYFLFRDGYVVGESSNVPAEHLAQVLVDLDILDAPRAALAYEAAELARLPYGAFLVRQQFVELSRLQEALEHKAREAFFDCYNWDSGEVEFTLQMPSLEQAVELKLSLASLHRDALERLREWKVFREIFTGMDTTFRVFHEYALGSFSDEESSLLSRAEGGATLAELLASGAEPRIYVARRLLHLYRRGAISPHVDRHSQIGEAADVPEMLSVARRFMEIGKYEHALEVAAQVLERGPVQEAHALYRAAEVSLTLASCDELFALDGRLHFEPLPRPLPPSLTADDLYLYSKLRGTGTIRQALRTAAMGEAAASRSMHRLLAMGLLRIAPPLDDLGPQRKTDPYGFLPTLEV; encoded by the coding sequence ATGGAGCACTTCAAGGGGAGCTTGAGCCACTACCCGATGGACGTCACGGTGCCGGCCCTCCTGGCTCGGAAGGTCGAAGGCACCCTGCGCGTGGAGCGTGGCGCGGTGGCCCGGTATTTCCTCTTCCGCGACGGCTACGTGGTGGGCGAGAGCTCCAATGTGCCCGCCGAGCACCTGGCGCAGGTGCTGGTGGATCTGGACATCCTCGATGCGCCCCGGGCGGCGCTGGCGTACGAGGCGGCGGAGCTGGCGCGGCTGCCCTACGGGGCGTTCCTGGTGCGGCAGCAGTTCGTGGAGCTGTCCCGGCTCCAGGAGGCGCTGGAGCACAAGGCGCGCGAGGCCTTCTTCGACTGCTACAACTGGGACTCGGGCGAGGTGGAGTTCACCCTGCAGATGCCCTCCCTGGAGCAGGCGGTGGAGCTGAAGCTGTCCCTGGCGAGCCTGCACCGGGACGCGCTGGAGCGGCTGCGCGAGTGGAAGGTGTTCCGGGAGATCTTCACCGGCATGGACACCACCTTCCGCGTCTTCCACGAGTACGCGCTGGGCAGCTTCTCCGACGAGGAGTCCTCGCTGCTGAGCCGCGCGGAGGGCGGCGCCACGCTGGCGGAGCTGCTCGCCTCGGGCGCGGAGCCCCGCATTTACGTGGCGCGGCGGCTCCTGCACCTGTACCGGCGCGGGGCCATCTCGCCCCACGTGGACCGGCACTCGCAGATCGGCGAGGCCGCGGACGTGCCGGAGATGCTCTCCGTGGCCCGGCGGTTCATGGAGATCGGCAAGTACGAGCACGCGCTGGAGGTGGCCGCGCAGGTGCTCGAGCGGGGCCCGGTCCAGGAGGCGCACGCGCTGTACCGCGCGGCGGAGGTCTCCCTGACGCTGGCCTCGTGTGACGAGCTGTTCGCGCTGGACGGGCGGCTGCACTTCGAGCCCCTGCCCCGCCCGCTGCCGCCCTCGCTCACGGCGGACGATCTCTACCTGTATTCCAAGCTCCGGGGCACCGGCACCATCCGCCAGGCCTTGCGGACCGCGGCCATGGGGGAGGCGGCTGCCTCCCGGTCGATGCACCGGCTGCTGGCCATGGGCCTGCTGCGCATCGCCCCGCCGCTGGATGACCTGGGGCCGCAGCGCAAGACGGACCCCTACGGCTTCCTGCCCACGCTGGAAGTCTGA
- the trpS gene encoding tryptophan--tRNA ligase codes for MRILSGVQSSGRLHIGNYYGAIRQFIQLQSEGEALYFIADLHALTTVRDPAKAREFTREAALAYLSLGLDPSRAILFRQSDVREVTELYWILGTVVPHANLERAHSYKDKTAKGISADFGLFAYPVLMAADILLYSADAVPVGKDQVQHIEFARDWAVKFNLTYVPGYDPADPEGKEKGHAPGILKLPEARLQENTATVMGIDGQKMSKSYNNTIDLFGDEKEIKKRFMSIKSDSTPVEAPKPTEGSALYDLMKVMLPPAEFAAADATWRAGGKGYGEYKKLLLEAFHATFGPARQRREELLKDPAELERILQDGARRAREKAAPLMEQVRRAVGIS; via the coding sequence ATGCGGATTCTCTCCGGCGTTCAATCCTCGGGACGGCTGCACATCGGCAACTACTACGGCGCCATCCGGCAGTTCATCCAACTGCAGAGCGAGGGCGAGGCGCTCTACTTCATCGCCGACCTGCACGCGCTCACCACGGTGAGGGATCCGGCCAAGGCGCGGGAGTTCACCCGCGAGGCGGCGCTCGCGTACCTGTCGCTGGGGTTGGACCCCAGCCGGGCCATCCTCTTCCGGCAGAGCGACGTGCGCGAGGTGACGGAGCTGTACTGGATTCTGGGCACGGTGGTGCCGCACGCGAACCTGGAGCGGGCCCATAGCTACAAGGACAAGACGGCCAAGGGCATCAGCGCGGACTTCGGCCTCTTCGCCTACCCGGTGCTGATGGCCGCCGACATCCTCCTGTACAGCGCGGACGCGGTGCCCGTGGGCAAGGACCAGGTGCAGCACATCGAGTTCGCGCGCGACTGGGCGGTGAAGTTCAACCTCACCTACGTGCCGGGGTATGACCCGGCCGACCCCGAGGGCAAGGAGAAGGGCCACGCGCCCGGCATCCTCAAGCTGCCCGAGGCCCGGCTCCAGGAGAACACCGCCACGGTGATGGGCATCGACGGGCAGAAGATGTCCAAGTCCTACAACAACACCATCGACCTGTTCGGGGACGAGAAGGAGATCAAGAAGCGCTTCATGAGCATCAAGTCGGACTCCACCCCGGTGGAGGCCCCCAAGCCCACCGAGGGCAGCGCGCTTTACGACTTGATGAAGGTGATGCTGCCGCCGGCCGAGTTCGCCGCGGCGGATGCCACCTGGCGCGCGGGCGGCAAGGGCTATGGGGAGTACAAGAAGCTGCTCCTGGAGGCCTTCCACGCCACCTTCGGGCCCGCGCGCCAGCGCCGCGAGGAGCTGCTCAAGGACCCGGCCGAGCTGGAGCGCATCCTCCAGGACGGCGCCCGGCGGGCCCGCGAGAAGGCCGCCCCCCTGATGGAGCAGGTCCGCCGCGCGGTGGGTATCTCCTGA
- a CDS encoding segregation and condensation protein A, with the protein MTDERREPPEEGSGDTEVPRSPGDAFRIALPNFEGPLDLLLHLIREHRLDIFDIPIALIVEKYLEYLERMRELNLDIAGEFLVMAATLAHLKSRMLLPRQEAAPLEATEAAVEEANDPRAELVRRLLEYQKYKDAAEQLARQDLLGRDVYTRNVPVEAVPIPEEEVGLQEFSVLKLIEALDRVLERLVPKVQHEVVLERVSLSDALLKVAERVRAEGQVVFLSLFTEASTRQEVVVTFLAILEMVKRRLIRVVQEEPLKDIILTANGDALERLVPTEVDESDYR; encoded by the coding sequence GTGACCGATGAGCGCCGGGAGCCGCCCGAAGAGGGCTCCGGCGACACCGAGGTGCCCCGCTCGCCCGGGGACGCCTTCCGGATTGCCCTGCCCAATTTCGAGGGTCCGCTGGACCTGCTGCTCCACCTCATCCGGGAGCACCGCCTCGACATCTTCGACATCCCCATTGCGCTGATTGTCGAGAAGTACCTGGAATACCTGGAGCGGATGCGGGAGCTGAACCTCGACATCGCCGGGGAGTTCCTGGTGATGGCCGCCACCCTGGCGCACCTCAAGAGCCGCATGCTCCTGCCGCGCCAGGAGGCTGCCCCCCTGGAGGCCACCGAGGCGGCCGTGGAGGAGGCGAACGATCCGCGTGCCGAATTGGTGCGCCGGTTGTTGGAGTACCAAAAGTACAAGGACGCGGCGGAGCAGCTCGCCCGGCAGGACTTGCTGGGCCGGGACGTGTACACGCGCAACGTGCCGGTGGAGGCGGTGCCCATCCCCGAGGAGGAGGTGGGGCTGCAGGAGTTCTCGGTCCTCAAGCTCATCGAGGCGCTGGACCGGGTGCTCGAGCGGCTGGTCCCCAAGGTGCAGCACGAGGTGGTACTGGAGCGGGTGAGCCTCTCGGACGCCCTGCTGAAGGTAGCCGAGCGGGTGCGCGCCGAGGGCCAGGTGGTGTTCCTGAGCCTGTTCACCGAGGCCAGCACGCGGCAGGAAGTCGTTGTGACGTTCCTCGCGATCCTGGAGATGGTAAAGCGGCGCCTCATCCGCGTGGTTCAAGAGGAACCGTTGAAGGACATCATCCTGACCGCCAACGGCGACGCCCTGGAGCGTCTGGTCCCCACGGAGGTGGACGAGAGTGACTACCGGTAG
- the scpB gene encoding SMC-Scp complex subunit ScpB, producing the protein MTTGRKTDKGTPAGPPAGTPGGPGPFSEDEIAAVTGPGGDSDLDEVEAIAIEEDAGPDLETSFEKLVQKSRRLSEDRIRTVLQSVLFVADKPLTVDQLFESTGIDRELIAKALNQISGLHRDGVNGIVLHEVADGWQFRTDPHSAEYVRRYLRVKPQRLTRAAVETLAIIAYRQPVTRPEVEDIRGVDCGAVIKALMDRKLVKILGKKEEVGRPILYGTTREFLEFFALKDLASLPTLREFHELTQEHREIVEKEAAPVPGAAGTVEALSDPGFQKRLDKNAAASEAALDKLEEAIAAAEKTQKATSGLLTNTPPAPPEEGSPGPKPE; encoded by the coding sequence GTGACTACCGGTAGGAAGACGGACAAGGGAACGCCCGCTGGCCCGCCCGCTGGGACGCCCGGGGGCCCCGGGCCCTTCTCCGAGGACGAGATCGCCGCCGTCACCGGGCCCGGGGGCGACAGCGACCTGGACGAGGTGGAGGCCATCGCCATCGAGGAGGACGCCGGGCCGGACTTGGAGACGTCCTTCGAGAAGCTCGTCCAGAAGAGCCGCCGGCTGTCCGAGGACCGCATCCGCACGGTGCTCCAGAGCGTGCTGTTCGTGGCCGACAAGCCGCTCACGGTGGACCAGCTCTTCGAGAGCACCGGCATCGACCGGGAGCTCATCGCCAAGGCGCTCAACCAGATTTCTGGCCTCCACCGGGACGGCGTCAACGGCATCGTCCTGCACGAGGTGGCCGACGGGTGGCAATTCCGCACGGACCCGCATTCGGCGGAATACGTGCGGCGCTACCTCCGGGTGAAGCCGCAGCGGCTGACCCGGGCCGCGGTGGAGACGCTGGCCATCATCGCCTACCGGCAGCCCGTCACCCGGCCCGAGGTGGAGGACATCCGGGGCGTGGATTGCGGAGCGGTCATCAAGGCGTTGATGGACCGGAAGCTGGTAAAGATTCTCGGGAAGAAGGAAGAGGTGGGACGGCCCATCCTCTATGGCACCACGCGCGAATTCCTGGAGTTCTTCGCGCTCAAGGACCTGGCCTCCCTGCCCACGCTCCGGGAATTCCACGAGCTGACGCAGGAGCACCGGGAAATCGTCGAGAAGGAAGCCGCGCCGGTGCCCGGGGCCGCCGGCACGGTGGAAGCCCTGTCGGACCCAGGCTTTCAGAAGCGCCTGGACAAGAACGCAGCGGCGTCAGAGGCCGCGCTGGACAAGCTGGAAGAGGCCATCGCGGCCGCCGAGAAGACGCAGAAGGCCACCAGCGGCCTGTTGACGAACACGCCCCCGGCACCTCCCGAAGAGGGGAGCCCGGGGCCCAAGCCCGAATAA